The Camelina sativa cultivar DH55 chromosome 14, Cs, whole genome shotgun sequence genome includes a window with the following:
- the LOC104739477 gene encoding DNA replication ATP-dependent helicase/nuclease DNA2-like isoform X1: MPPRKKPKSSASKLNKQSSANSSQPSNFGIQQLFLRHIQNSQSTTSTADPVDQQNVNGLASDTAVLTPQNPLGTLIEIPDDPKDMDQQQLTEASPGISKNLRRFSPGMLIKPSQDEAGGEITWKFSPVNERLRAAAKQIPKMIDLTENLLGIKSSTIRPCSLDKTQCPTSGITSKVEQWLSSPSKKVSKRPTFAANRVMERVKPSTDGELEIVNTSSSGNSPFQTPPSLSCPHNKLPSTVTCSAACGLTGGGQHKKALLELLDQVEDVISADDKTANDMETVIPQVRVEDDSMCAVVDYAVDEGPTLPKKHSSISPDSYFLVLEVSEKRGLAGSSRVQCPYKVLRLLDEHTGVECALYLWDEWFYSTVSPGDSINVIGEFDGDGKCDVDHQNNFLILHPDTLIAGTRVAASFGCPRRTVLDERLKSNEHAAAALDGTLLHQVFQAGLTQESPSEDGLQEYASIVIKKNIESLYACGVHERDVKATLFGAIPKMLGWIRHFRYSKDAGIPTVDFGSTIGGKKVKISEVINIEEMSWAPKYGLKGMIDASVRVIVESDMNTVNEKIMPLEFKSGKAPGGQSSTEHSAQVILYTLLMSERYLKHIDNGLLYYLKSEQTHGISVQRSDLVGLIIRRNELANDILVASTTQQLPPMLRNPNMCGYCRHLDVCTIYHKADGGNAESSGLGDVFDTHVSHLSNLHFKFLQHWDRLIDLEAREMQLLRKDIAHPHGSKGSHSANYLSSMVLDMTNGFPHHNTHKETRFIYRFVRQNSSNSRERVPSEDTIMTGTPATDDLDCKLRTGDRVILRTEVSHLTVANGIIADISRNHVSVSLSKRLRLPWSEPSSEASNLSHEVWRIYKDEFMTSFSVMRFNLMQLFIQNGQSIRKMIVDLEPPRFDNGSILSQDPAISYIWSEKSLNNDQRQAILKILTAKDYALILGMPGTGKTSTMVHAVKALLIRGSSILLASYTNSAVDNLLIKLKAQGIEFLRIGRDEAVHEEVRESCFSAMDMCSVEDIKKKLDQVKVVASTCLGINSPLLVNRRFDVCIVDEAGQIALPVSIGPLLFASTFVLVGDHYQLPPLVQSTEARENGMGISLFRRLSEAHPHAISVLQNQYRMCRGIMELSNALIYGDRLCCGSAEVANATLMLPTSSSTSSWLKKVLEPTRTVLFVNTDMLRAFEAKDQNAINNPVEASIIAEGRDKDCILVSFVRSREKPRSSASSLLGDWHRINVALTRAKKKLIMVGSQRTLSRVPLLMLLLNKVKEQSGILTLLPGDLKP; this comes from the exons ATGCCACCAAGAAAGAAGCCAAAGTCTTCAGCTTCGAAATTAAACAAACAGTCTTCAGCCAATTCGTCACAACCTTCCAACTTTGGCATCCAGCAGCTGTTCCTTCGACATATTCAGAACTCCCAATCAACTACCTCAACTGCTGACCCTGTTGATCAACAGAATGTGAATGGTCTTGCCTCTGACACCGCAGTTTTAACGCCTCAAAACCCTTTAGGCACATTGATTGAGATACCTGATGACCCCAAAGATATGGACCAGCAGCAACTCACTGAGGCATCTCCCGGGATCTCCAAAAACCTTAGGCGGTTCTCTCCTGGAATG CTGATAAAGCCAAGTCAAGATGAGGCTGGCGGAGAGATAACTTGGAAATTCTCTCCTGTAAATGAAAGACTTCGGGCGGCGGCGAAGCAAATTCCTAAGATGATAGACTTGACAGAAAATTTACTAGGGATTAAATCTTCTACCATTCGTCCTTGCTCTCTCGACAAG ACACAATGTCCTACATCAGGTATAACTTCCAAGGTCGAGCAATGGTTATCTTCACCCtcaaaaaaagtttccaaaagacCAACTTTTGCAGCAAATAGGGTCATGGAAAGGGTAAAACCTTCCACAGATGGGGAGTTAGAAATTGTTAACACTTCTAGTAGTGGAAACAGTCCTTTCCAGACCCCACCGTCACTTTCATGCCCTCACAACAAG CTTCCTAGTACTGTAACATGCAGTGCAGCTTGTGGATTAACGGGGGGTGGACAACATAAAAAG GCCTTGCTCGAACTGTTAGATCAAGTGGAGGATGTCATCTCAGCTGACGACAAAACTGCTAATGATATGGAGACTGTGATACCCCAAGTTCGAGTTGAAGATGATAGCATGTGTGCTGTCGTTGACTACGCTGTAGATGAAGGGCCAACTCTACCAAAAAAGCATTCTTCGATAAGTCCAGATAGCTATTTCCTTGTATTGGAG GTATCCGAGAAACGTGGTTTGGCGGGCTCATCTAGGGTTCAATGTCCTTATAAG GTTCTTCGCCTGCTAGACGAGCACACTGGAGTAGAATGCGCTTTGTATCTCTGGGATGAATG GTTTTACAGCACTGTATCACCAGGAGATTCAATCAATGTTATTGGAGAGTTTGATGGGGATGGCAAGTGTGACGTggaccatcaaaataatttcttGATTCTTCATCCTGACACCCTTATTGCTGGAACTAGG GTTGCAGCAAGTTTTGGTTGCCCAAGGCGAACCGTGCTAGATGAGAGGCTCAAATCCAATGAACACGCAGCAGCAGCCTTAGATGGAACCTTGCTGCACCAAGTTTTTCAG GCTGGTCTCACGCAAGAGTCTCCATCTGAAGATGGTTTGCAGGAATATGCGAGCATagtgattaagaaaaatattgagAGCTTATATGCATGTGGAG TACATGAAAGAGATGTTAAAGCAACCTTATTTGGAGCAATCCCAAAAATGTTGGGTTGGATTCGTCATTTCAGATATTCGAAG GACGCAGGGATACCAACAGTTGATTTTGGTTCTACCATTGGAGGAAAAAAAGTTAAGATATCAGAG GTTATTAATATTGAGGAGATGTCATGGGCCCCTAAATATGGTCTGAAAGGGATGATTGATGCTTCAGTCAGAGTGATAGTTGAATCTGACATGAACACAGTAAATGAGAAGATAATGCCCCTTGAGTTTAAGTCTGGAAAAGCTCCTGGTGGTCAG TCATCAACGGAACATTCTGCACAGGTGATCTTGTACACGCTCCTGATGTCTGAGAG GTACCTGAAGCATATTGACAATGGCCTTCTATACTATCTTAAGTCAGAACAGACACAT GGAATTTCTGTTCAAAGATCAGATTTGGTGGGTCTCATTATCCGTCGTAATGAACTTGCAAATGATATCCTTGTGGCGTCGACAACTCAACAACTGCCGCCAATGTTACGG AATCCCAATATGTGCGGGTACTGTCGCCATCTGGATGTTTGCACGATTTATCATAAG GCAGATGGTGGAAATGCAGAGAGTAGTGGACTTGGTGATGTATTTGACACACATGTTTCTCATCTTTCAAATTTGCATTTCAAATTCCTTCAACACTGGGACAGGCTGATTGACTTGGAAGCTAGAGAGATGCAG CTTCTACGGAAAGACATTGCGCATCCACATGGTTCAAAGGGCAGCCACTCAGCTAATTATCTTTCTTCTATGGTTCTTGACATGACAAACGGGTTTCCGCATCATAACACTCATAAAGAAACTAGATTCATCTATCGTTTTGTTCGTCAAAACTCATCAAACTCTAGAGAACGAGTACCCAGCGAAGATACAATTATGACTGGAACCCCTGCAACTGATGACCTGGATTGCAAACTTAGAACTGGAGATCGTGTG ATTCTTCGCACAGAAGTCAGCCACCTGACAGTTGCAAATGGGATTATAGCAGATATTAGTCGCAATCATGTATCA GTTTCTCTATCCAAGCGATTACGTCTTCCTTGGAGCGAACCTTCTTCTGAGGCATCTAATCTCTCTCATGAGGTATGGAGAATTTACAAGGATGAATTCATGACATCATTTTCGGTTATGAG GTTCAATCTCATGCAGCTTTTCATACAAAATGGACAGAGCATCAGGAAAATGATTGTGGATCTTGAG CCTCCTAGATTTGACAATGGATCTATACTGAGCCAGGATCCTGcaatatcatatatatggtCAGAAAAGAGTTTAAATAATGATCAGCGCCAAGCCATACTTAAG ATACTCACTGCAAAGGACTATGCGTTGATATTGGGAATGCCTGGGACGGGAAAAACCTCCACGATGGTCCATGCCGTGAAAGCTTTGTTGATTAGAGGTTCATCTATTCTGCTTGCATCTTACACAAACTCTGCTGTTGATAATCTACTTATCAAATTAAAAGCACAG GGAATTGAATTTCTACGTATTGGTAGAGACGAGGCTGTACACGAAGAAGTACGAGAAAGTTGCTTTTCAG CTATGGATATGTGCAGTGTCGaggacataaaaaaaaaattggatcagGTCAAAGTTGTGGCCTCTACTTGTTTGGGAATCAATAGTCCCTTGCTTGTGAATAGGCGGTTTGACGTATGCATTGTTGACGAAGCTGGCCAGATTGCACTCCCT GTTTCGATAGGACCCTTGCTGTTTGCTTCTACGTTTGTACTTGTTGGTGACCACTATCAACTACCGCCACTAGTGCAG AGTACCGAGGCTAGAGAGAATGGGATGGGAATAAGCTTGTTTCGCAGGTTATCAGAAGCCCATCCTCACGCAATTTCAGTGTTACAAAACCAG TACCGAATGTGTCGAGGTATTATGGAACTATCAAATGCCTTAATATATGGAGACAGATTATGCTGTGGTTCTGCTGAAGTAGCTAATGCCACACTTATGCTTCCCACTTCCAGTTCGACTTCATCATGGCTTAAAAAG GTTCTGGAGCCAACCAGAacagttttatttgttaatacAG ATATGCTGCGTGCTTTTGAAGCTAAGGATCAGAATGCGATCAACAATCCAGTTGAAGCTTCCATAATAGCTGAG GGAAGAGATAAAGACTGCATATTGGTATCTTTTGTGAGATCCCGGGAGAAACCAAGGAGCTCTGCATCCTCACTGCTCGGAGATTGGCATAGGATCAATGTTGCTTTGACTCGAGCAAAG AAAAAGTTGATAATGGTGGGATCACAAAGAACACTCTCAAGAGTTCCGCTTTTGATGCTTCTGTTGAACAAGGTTAAGGAGCAGTCAGGTATCTTGACTCTTTTGCCGGGGGATCTAAAACCATAA
- the LOC104739477 gene encoding DNA replication ATP-dependent helicase/nuclease DNA2-like isoform X2 — MPPRKKPKSSASKLNKQSSANSSQPSNFGIQQLFLRHIQNSQSTTSTADPVDQQNVNGLASDTAVLTPQNPLGTLIEIPDDPKDMDQQQLTEASPGISKNLRRFSPGMLIKPSQDEAGGEITWKFSPVNERLRAAAKQIPKMIDLTENLLGIKSSTIRPCSLDKTQCPTSGITSKVEQWLSSPSKKVSKRPTFAANRVMERVKPSTDGELEIVNTSSSGNSPFQTPPSLSCPHNKLPSTVTCSAACGLTGGGQHKKALLELLDQVEDVISADDKTANDMETVIPQVRVEDDSMCAVVDYAVDEGPTLPKKHSSISPDSYFLVLEVSEKRGLAGSSRVQCPYKVLRLLDEHTGVECALYLWDEWFYSTVSPGDSINVIGEFDGDGKCDVDHQNNFLILHPDTLIAGTRVAASFGCPRRTVLDERLKSNEHAAAALDGTLLHQVFQAGLTQESPSEDGLQEYASIVIKKNIESLYACGVHERDVKATLFGAIPKMLGWIRHFRYSKDAGIPTVDFGSTIGGKKVKISEVINIEEMSWAPKYGLKGMIDASVRVIVESDMNTVNEKIMPLEFKSGKAPGGQSSTEHSAQVILYTLLMSERYLKHIDNGLLYYLKSEQTHGISVQRSDLVGLIIRRNELANDILVASTTQQLPPMLRNPNMCGYCRHLDVCTIYHKADGGNAESSGLGDVFDTHVSHLSNLHFKFLQHWDRLIDLEAREMQLLRKDIAHPHGSKGSHSANYLSSMVLDMTNGFPHHNTHKETRFIYRFVRQNSSNSRERVPSEDTIMTGTPATDDLDCKLRTGDRVILRTEVSHLTVANGIIADISRNHVSVSLSKRLRLPWSEPSSEASNLSHEVWRIYKDEFMTSFSVMRFNLMQLFIQNGQSIRKMIVDLEPPRFDNGSILSQDPAISYIWSEKSLNNDQRQAILKILTAKDYALILGMPGTGKTSTMVHAVKALLIRGSSILLASYTNSAVDNLLIKLKAQGIEFLRIGRDEAVHEEVRESCFSAMDMCSVEDIKKKLDQVKVVASTCLGINSPLLVNRRFDVCIVDEAGQIALPVSIGPLLFASTFVLVGDHYQLPPLVQSTEARENGMGISLFRRLSEAHPHAISVLQNQYRMCRGIMELSNALIYGDRLCCGSAEVANATLMLPTSSSTSSWLKKVLEPTRTVLFVNTDMLRAFEAKDQNAINNPVEASIIAEIVEIHTIDK; from the exons ATGCCACCAAGAAAGAAGCCAAAGTCTTCAGCTTCGAAATTAAACAAACAGTCTTCAGCCAATTCGTCACAACCTTCCAACTTTGGCATCCAGCAGCTGTTCCTTCGACATATTCAGAACTCCCAATCAACTACCTCAACTGCTGACCCTGTTGATCAACAGAATGTGAATGGTCTTGCCTCTGACACCGCAGTTTTAACGCCTCAAAACCCTTTAGGCACATTGATTGAGATACCTGATGACCCCAAAGATATGGACCAGCAGCAACTCACTGAGGCATCTCCCGGGATCTCCAAAAACCTTAGGCGGTTCTCTCCTGGAATG CTGATAAAGCCAAGTCAAGATGAGGCTGGCGGAGAGATAACTTGGAAATTCTCTCCTGTAAATGAAAGACTTCGGGCGGCGGCGAAGCAAATTCCTAAGATGATAGACTTGACAGAAAATTTACTAGGGATTAAATCTTCTACCATTCGTCCTTGCTCTCTCGACAAG ACACAATGTCCTACATCAGGTATAACTTCCAAGGTCGAGCAATGGTTATCTTCACCCtcaaaaaaagtttccaaaagacCAACTTTTGCAGCAAATAGGGTCATGGAAAGGGTAAAACCTTCCACAGATGGGGAGTTAGAAATTGTTAACACTTCTAGTAGTGGAAACAGTCCTTTCCAGACCCCACCGTCACTTTCATGCCCTCACAACAAG CTTCCTAGTACTGTAACATGCAGTGCAGCTTGTGGATTAACGGGGGGTGGACAACATAAAAAG GCCTTGCTCGAACTGTTAGATCAAGTGGAGGATGTCATCTCAGCTGACGACAAAACTGCTAATGATATGGAGACTGTGATACCCCAAGTTCGAGTTGAAGATGATAGCATGTGTGCTGTCGTTGACTACGCTGTAGATGAAGGGCCAACTCTACCAAAAAAGCATTCTTCGATAAGTCCAGATAGCTATTTCCTTGTATTGGAG GTATCCGAGAAACGTGGTTTGGCGGGCTCATCTAGGGTTCAATGTCCTTATAAG GTTCTTCGCCTGCTAGACGAGCACACTGGAGTAGAATGCGCTTTGTATCTCTGGGATGAATG GTTTTACAGCACTGTATCACCAGGAGATTCAATCAATGTTATTGGAGAGTTTGATGGGGATGGCAAGTGTGACGTggaccatcaaaataatttcttGATTCTTCATCCTGACACCCTTATTGCTGGAACTAGG GTTGCAGCAAGTTTTGGTTGCCCAAGGCGAACCGTGCTAGATGAGAGGCTCAAATCCAATGAACACGCAGCAGCAGCCTTAGATGGAACCTTGCTGCACCAAGTTTTTCAG GCTGGTCTCACGCAAGAGTCTCCATCTGAAGATGGTTTGCAGGAATATGCGAGCATagtgattaagaaaaatattgagAGCTTATATGCATGTGGAG TACATGAAAGAGATGTTAAAGCAACCTTATTTGGAGCAATCCCAAAAATGTTGGGTTGGATTCGTCATTTCAGATATTCGAAG GACGCAGGGATACCAACAGTTGATTTTGGTTCTACCATTGGAGGAAAAAAAGTTAAGATATCAGAG GTTATTAATATTGAGGAGATGTCATGGGCCCCTAAATATGGTCTGAAAGGGATGATTGATGCTTCAGTCAGAGTGATAGTTGAATCTGACATGAACACAGTAAATGAGAAGATAATGCCCCTTGAGTTTAAGTCTGGAAAAGCTCCTGGTGGTCAG TCATCAACGGAACATTCTGCACAGGTGATCTTGTACACGCTCCTGATGTCTGAGAG GTACCTGAAGCATATTGACAATGGCCTTCTATACTATCTTAAGTCAGAACAGACACAT GGAATTTCTGTTCAAAGATCAGATTTGGTGGGTCTCATTATCCGTCGTAATGAACTTGCAAATGATATCCTTGTGGCGTCGACAACTCAACAACTGCCGCCAATGTTACGG AATCCCAATATGTGCGGGTACTGTCGCCATCTGGATGTTTGCACGATTTATCATAAG GCAGATGGTGGAAATGCAGAGAGTAGTGGACTTGGTGATGTATTTGACACACATGTTTCTCATCTTTCAAATTTGCATTTCAAATTCCTTCAACACTGGGACAGGCTGATTGACTTGGAAGCTAGAGAGATGCAG CTTCTACGGAAAGACATTGCGCATCCACATGGTTCAAAGGGCAGCCACTCAGCTAATTATCTTTCTTCTATGGTTCTTGACATGACAAACGGGTTTCCGCATCATAACACTCATAAAGAAACTAGATTCATCTATCGTTTTGTTCGTCAAAACTCATCAAACTCTAGAGAACGAGTACCCAGCGAAGATACAATTATGACTGGAACCCCTGCAACTGATGACCTGGATTGCAAACTTAGAACTGGAGATCGTGTG ATTCTTCGCACAGAAGTCAGCCACCTGACAGTTGCAAATGGGATTATAGCAGATATTAGTCGCAATCATGTATCA GTTTCTCTATCCAAGCGATTACGTCTTCCTTGGAGCGAACCTTCTTCTGAGGCATCTAATCTCTCTCATGAGGTATGGAGAATTTACAAGGATGAATTCATGACATCATTTTCGGTTATGAG GTTCAATCTCATGCAGCTTTTCATACAAAATGGACAGAGCATCAGGAAAATGATTGTGGATCTTGAG CCTCCTAGATTTGACAATGGATCTATACTGAGCCAGGATCCTGcaatatcatatatatggtCAGAAAAGAGTTTAAATAATGATCAGCGCCAAGCCATACTTAAG ATACTCACTGCAAAGGACTATGCGTTGATATTGGGAATGCCTGGGACGGGAAAAACCTCCACGATGGTCCATGCCGTGAAAGCTTTGTTGATTAGAGGTTCATCTATTCTGCTTGCATCTTACACAAACTCTGCTGTTGATAATCTACTTATCAAATTAAAAGCACAG GGAATTGAATTTCTACGTATTGGTAGAGACGAGGCTGTACACGAAGAAGTACGAGAAAGTTGCTTTTCAG CTATGGATATGTGCAGTGTCGaggacataaaaaaaaaattggatcagGTCAAAGTTGTGGCCTCTACTTGTTTGGGAATCAATAGTCCCTTGCTTGTGAATAGGCGGTTTGACGTATGCATTGTTGACGAAGCTGGCCAGATTGCACTCCCT GTTTCGATAGGACCCTTGCTGTTTGCTTCTACGTTTGTACTTGTTGGTGACCACTATCAACTACCGCCACTAGTGCAG AGTACCGAGGCTAGAGAGAATGGGATGGGAATAAGCTTGTTTCGCAGGTTATCAGAAGCCCATCCTCACGCAATTTCAGTGTTACAAAACCAG TACCGAATGTGTCGAGGTATTATGGAACTATCAAATGCCTTAATATATGGAGACAGATTATGCTGTGGTTCTGCTGAAGTAGCTAATGCCACACTTATGCTTCCCACTTCCAGTTCGACTTCATCATGGCTTAAAAAG GTTCTGGAGCCAACCAGAacagttttatttgttaatacAG ATATGCTGCGTGCTTTTGAAGCTAAGGATCAGAATGCGATCAACAATCCAGTTGAAGCTTCCATAATAGCTGAG ATTGTGGAGATACATACTATAGACAAGTAG
- the LOC104739477 gene encoding DNA replication ATP-dependent helicase/nuclease dna2-like isoform X3: protein MPPRKKPKSSASKLNKQSSANSSQPSNFGIQQLFLRHIQNSQSTTSTADPVDQQNVNGLASDTAVLTPQNPLGTLIEIPDDPKDMDQQQLTEASPGISKNLRRFSPGMLIKPSQDEAGGEITWKFSPVNERLRAAAKQIPKMIDLTENLLGIKSSTIRPCSLDKTQCPTSGITSKVEQWLSSPSKKVSKRPTFAANRVMERVKPSTDGELEIVNTSSSGNSPFQTPPSLSCPHNKLPSTVTCSAACGLTGGGQHKKALLELLDQVEDVISADDKTANDMETVIPQVRVEDDSMCAVVDYAVDEGPTLPKKHSSISPDSYFLVLEVSEKRGLAGSSRVQCPYKVLRLLDEHTGVECALYLWDEWFYSTVSPGDSINVIGEFDGDGKCDVDHQNNFLILHPDTLIAGTRVAASFGCPRRTVLDERLKSNEHAAAALDGTLLHQVFQAGLTQESPSEDGLQEYASIVIKKNIESLYACGVHERDVKATLFGAIPKMLGWIRHFRYSKDAGIPTVDFGSTIGGKKVKISEVINIEEMSWAPKYGLKGMIDASVRVIVESDMNTVNEKIMPLEFKSGKAPGGQSSTEHSAQVILYTLLMSERYLKHIDNGLLYYLKSEQTHGISVQRSDLVGLIIRRNELANDILVASTTQQLPPMLRNPNMCGYCRHLDVCTIYHKADGGNAESSGLGDVFDTHVSHLSNLHFKFLQHWDRLIDLEAREMQLLRKDIAHPHGSKGSHSANYLSSMVLDMTNGFPHHNTHKETRFIYRFVRQNSSNSRERVPSEDTIMTGTPATDDLDCKLRTGDRVILRTEVSHLTVANGIIADISRNHVSVSLSKRLRLPWSEPSSEASNLSHEVWRIYKDEFMTSFSVMRFNLMQLFIQNGQSIRKMIVDLEPPRFDNGSILSQDPAISYIWSEKSLNNDQRQAILKILTAKDYALILGMPGTGKTSTMVHAVKALLIRGSSILLASYTNSAVDNLLIKLKAQGIEFLRIGRDEAVHEEVRESCFSVSRT, encoded by the exons ATGCCACCAAGAAAGAAGCCAAAGTCTTCAGCTTCGAAATTAAACAAACAGTCTTCAGCCAATTCGTCACAACCTTCCAACTTTGGCATCCAGCAGCTGTTCCTTCGACATATTCAGAACTCCCAATCAACTACCTCAACTGCTGACCCTGTTGATCAACAGAATGTGAATGGTCTTGCCTCTGACACCGCAGTTTTAACGCCTCAAAACCCTTTAGGCACATTGATTGAGATACCTGATGACCCCAAAGATATGGACCAGCAGCAACTCACTGAGGCATCTCCCGGGATCTCCAAAAACCTTAGGCGGTTCTCTCCTGGAATG CTGATAAAGCCAAGTCAAGATGAGGCTGGCGGAGAGATAACTTGGAAATTCTCTCCTGTAAATGAAAGACTTCGGGCGGCGGCGAAGCAAATTCCTAAGATGATAGACTTGACAGAAAATTTACTAGGGATTAAATCTTCTACCATTCGTCCTTGCTCTCTCGACAAG ACACAATGTCCTACATCAGGTATAACTTCCAAGGTCGAGCAATGGTTATCTTCACCCtcaaaaaaagtttccaaaagacCAACTTTTGCAGCAAATAGGGTCATGGAAAGGGTAAAACCTTCCACAGATGGGGAGTTAGAAATTGTTAACACTTCTAGTAGTGGAAACAGTCCTTTCCAGACCCCACCGTCACTTTCATGCCCTCACAACAAG CTTCCTAGTACTGTAACATGCAGTGCAGCTTGTGGATTAACGGGGGGTGGACAACATAAAAAG GCCTTGCTCGAACTGTTAGATCAAGTGGAGGATGTCATCTCAGCTGACGACAAAACTGCTAATGATATGGAGACTGTGATACCCCAAGTTCGAGTTGAAGATGATAGCATGTGTGCTGTCGTTGACTACGCTGTAGATGAAGGGCCAACTCTACCAAAAAAGCATTCTTCGATAAGTCCAGATAGCTATTTCCTTGTATTGGAG GTATCCGAGAAACGTGGTTTGGCGGGCTCATCTAGGGTTCAATGTCCTTATAAG GTTCTTCGCCTGCTAGACGAGCACACTGGAGTAGAATGCGCTTTGTATCTCTGGGATGAATG GTTTTACAGCACTGTATCACCAGGAGATTCAATCAATGTTATTGGAGAGTTTGATGGGGATGGCAAGTGTGACGTggaccatcaaaataatttcttGATTCTTCATCCTGACACCCTTATTGCTGGAACTAGG GTTGCAGCAAGTTTTGGTTGCCCAAGGCGAACCGTGCTAGATGAGAGGCTCAAATCCAATGAACACGCAGCAGCAGCCTTAGATGGAACCTTGCTGCACCAAGTTTTTCAG GCTGGTCTCACGCAAGAGTCTCCATCTGAAGATGGTTTGCAGGAATATGCGAGCATagtgattaagaaaaatattgagAGCTTATATGCATGTGGAG TACATGAAAGAGATGTTAAAGCAACCTTATTTGGAGCAATCCCAAAAATGTTGGGTTGGATTCGTCATTTCAGATATTCGAAG GACGCAGGGATACCAACAGTTGATTTTGGTTCTACCATTGGAGGAAAAAAAGTTAAGATATCAGAG GTTATTAATATTGAGGAGATGTCATGGGCCCCTAAATATGGTCTGAAAGGGATGATTGATGCTTCAGTCAGAGTGATAGTTGAATCTGACATGAACACAGTAAATGAGAAGATAATGCCCCTTGAGTTTAAGTCTGGAAAAGCTCCTGGTGGTCAG TCATCAACGGAACATTCTGCACAGGTGATCTTGTACACGCTCCTGATGTCTGAGAG GTACCTGAAGCATATTGACAATGGCCTTCTATACTATCTTAAGTCAGAACAGACACAT GGAATTTCTGTTCAAAGATCAGATTTGGTGGGTCTCATTATCCGTCGTAATGAACTTGCAAATGATATCCTTGTGGCGTCGACAACTCAACAACTGCCGCCAATGTTACGG AATCCCAATATGTGCGGGTACTGTCGCCATCTGGATGTTTGCACGATTTATCATAAG GCAGATGGTGGAAATGCAGAGAGTAGTGGACTTGGTGATGTATTTGACACACATGTTTCTCATCTTTCAAATTTGCATTTCAAATTCCTTCAACACTGGGACAGGCTGATTGACTTGGAAGCTAGAGAGATGCAG CTTCTACGGAAAGACATTGCGCATCCACATGGTTCAAAGGGCAGCCACTCAGCTAATTATCTTTCTTCTATGGTTCTTGACATGACAAACGGGTTTCCGCATCATAACACTCATAAAGAAACTAGATTCATCTATCGTTTTGTTCGTCAAAACTCATCAAACTCTAGAGAACGAGTACCCAGCGAAGATACAATTATGACTGGAACCCCTGCAACTGATGACCTGGATTGCAAACTTAGAACTGGAGATCGTGTG ATTCTTCGCACAGAAGTCAGCCACCTGACAGTTGCAAATGGGATTATAGCAGATATTAGTCGCAATCATGTATCA GTTTCTCTATCCAAGCGATTACGTCTTCCTTGGAGCGAACCTTCTTCTGAGGCATCTAATCTCTCTCATGAGGTATGGAGAATTTACAAGGATGAATTCATGACATCATTTTCGGTTATGAG GTTCAATCTCATGCAGCTTTTCATACAAAATGGACAGAGCATCAGGAAAATGATTGTGGATCTTGAG CCTCCTAGATTTGACAATGGATCTATACTGAGCCAGGATCCTGcaatatcatatatatggtCAGAAAAGAGTTTAAATAATGATCAGCGCCAAGCCATACTTAAG ATACTCACTGCAAAGGACTATGCGTTGATATTGGGAATGCCTGGGACGGGAAAAACCTCCACGATGGTCCATGCCGTGAAAGCTTTGTTGATTAGAGGTTCATCTATTCTGCTTGCATCTTACACAAACTCTGCTGTTGATAATCTACTTATCAAATTAAAAGCACAG GGAATTGAATTTCTACGTATTGGTAGAGACGAGGCTGTACACGAAGAAGTACGAGAAAGTTGCTTTTCAG TGTCGaggacataa